A region from the Carassius carassius chromosome 33, fCarCar2.1, whole genome shotgun sequence genome encodes:
- the LOC132113713 gene encoding heterogeneous nuclear ribonucleoprotein A0-like codes for MTNQLCKLFVGGLNVQTTDEGLRAHFEQYGQLTDCVVVMNQPLQRSRCFGFVTYSSVEEADAAMAARPHVVDGNNVDLKRAVAREDAGKPEALAKVKKIFVGGLRDDIEDEHLQEYFSQFGTLEKAQVITDKDTGKKRGFGFVYFEDNDSADKAVVMKFHVISGHKVEVKKALTKQEMQGAGGRGGRGGRGMGRGSGYGGGRGGGYYGDYGYQNGAYGNDANYENQSSYGGGYSDQMSGGYGNGNGYSDFGDGYGQQPSGYGAVKAAYSSRSSGPYPRGGGGGGFGRGGYGGY; via the coding sequence ATGACGAACCAGCTTTGTAAACTGTTTGTTGGAGGCCTTAACGTCCAAACGACCGACGAAGGCTTGCGGGCACATTTTGAACAGTATGGACAGCTGACCGACTGCGTCGTGGTGATGAACCAACCACTCCAGCGCTCCCGGTGTTTCGGCTTTGTTACGTACTCGAGCGTCGAGGAAGCGGATGCCGCCATGGCTGCTAGGCCTCATGTCGTAGACGGCAACAACGTGGATCTGAAGCGAGCGGTGGCACGGGAAGACGCAGGAAAACCAGAGGCACTAGccaaggtcaagaaaatatttgTTGGGGGACTGAGAGACGACATTGAGGACGAACACCTCCAAGAATATTTCTCCCAGTTCGGTACGCTCGAGAAGGCTCAGGTCATCACCGACAAAGACACCGGGAAAAAGCGAGGTTTCGGTTTCGTTTATTTTGAAGATAACGATTCCGCCGATAAAGCCGTCGTGATGAAGTTCCACGTGATCAGCGGACACAAAGTGGAGGTAAAGAAGGCGCTCACAAAGCAAGAGATGCAAGGTGCCGGCGGTCGCGGCGGCAGAGGAGGCCGAGGAATGGGCCGGGGAAGCGGCTACGGCGGCGGAAGAGGAGGAGGTTACTATGGTGACTACGGCTATCAGAACGGCGCATACGGTAATGATGCCAATTACGAAAACCAAAGTAGCTACGGAGGAGGCTATAGTGACCAGATGAGCGGTGGCTACGGCAACGGGAATGGCTACAGTGATTTCGGCGATGGTTATGGACAGCAGCCCTCAGGTTATGGTGCTGTGAAAGCCGCCTATTCCAGCAGGAGCAGTGGGCCCTACCCACGCGGTGGTGGTGGTGGCGGCTTTGGAAGAGGTGGCTATGGTGGATATTAG
- the LOC132113714 gene encoding glutathione reductase-like isoform X3, translating to MWNTSTHAEYLHDQEDYGFEGAKAHFNWQLIKRKRDAYVSRLNQIYRNNLDKGKIESIHGYARFTDDPEPTVEVNGKKFTAPHILIATGGHPSTVSEDDVPGASLGITSDGFFELESCPKRSVIVGAGYIAVEMAGILSTLGSKTSIIIRQGGVLRNFDALISSNCTKELQNHGIDLRKNSQVKSVQKTDKGLSVKLVTKDPDDKDAQEKCDTILEVDCLLWAIGREPNTAGLNLRSIGVKLDERGHIVVDEFQNTTRAGVYAVGDVCGRALLTPVAIAAGRKLAHRLFEGKADSKIDYNNIPTVVFSHPPIGTVGLTEDEAIKTWGKDNVKVYTTSFTPMYYAITTRKSQCIMKLVCAGKNEKVVGLHMQGFGCDEMLQGFAVAVNMGATKEDFDRTIAIHPTSAEELVTLR from the exons ATGTGGAACACATCCACCCATGCAGAGTATCTCCACGATCAAGAAGATTATGGATTTGAGGGAGCAAAAGCACATTTCAACTGGCA ACTCATTAAACGCAAAAGGGATGCTTACGTTAGTCGCCTGAATCAGATTTACCGGAACAACCTTGACAAG GGCAAAATTGAGTCCATTCATGGATATGCAAGGTTCACAGATGATCCTGAACCTACTGTTGAAGTTAATGGAAAGAAATTCACAGCTCCTCATATCTTAATTGCCACTGGCGGCCACCCATCCACTGTCAGTGAGGATGATGTTCCAG GAGCCAGTTTAGGCATTACCAGTGATGGATTCTTTGAACTTGAGTCTTGCCCTAA ACGTAGTGTCATAGTTGGGGCAGGATATATTGCTGTGGAAATGGCTGGTATCCTTTCCACTCTTGGGTCCAAAACGTCCATCATCATACGACAAGGAGGG GTACTGAGAAACTTTGATGCCTTGATAAGCTCAAATTGCACCAAAGAATTGCAAAATCATGGTATTGACTTACGGAAAAATAGTCAG GTTAAGTCAGTGCAGAAGACTGATAAAGGCCTTTCTGTTAAGCTGGTGACAAAAGATCCTGATGACAAAGATGCACAGGAGAAGTGCGACACCATCCTTGAAGTGGACTGTCTGCTCTGGGCTATTGGCAGGGAACCCAACACCGCTGGCCTCAATCTCCGTTCAATA GGTGTGAAGCTTGATGAAAGGGGACATATCGTGGTGGATGAGTTCCAGAACACCACTCGTGCAGGTGTCTATGCAGTTGGGGATGTTTGTGGGAGAGCTCTTCTTACACCTG TTGCTATTGCTGCTGGCAGAAAGCTTGCTCACCGGCTGTTTGAGGGCAAAGCAGACTCCAAAATCGATTATAATAATATCCCTACTGTTGTGTTCAGCCACCCACCTATTGGCACAGTGGGACTAACTGAAG ATGAAGCAATCAAGACCTGGGGAAAGGACAATGTGAAGGTTTATACCACTTCTTTCACCCCCATGTATTATGCCATCACCACTCGAAAGAGTCAGTGCATCATGAAGTTGGTTTGTGCTGGCAAAAATGAGAAG GTGGTTGGTCTCCATATGCAGGGTTTTGGCTGTGATGAGATGCTTCAGGGTTTTGCTGTGGCCGTGAACATGGGAGCTACTAAAGAAGACTTTGACAGAACCATTGCCATCCACCCGACATCCGCAGAGGAGCTAGTAACACTGCGCTAA
- the LOC132113714 gene encoding glutathione reductase-like isoform X1, protein MEILNPLARLRASFLILVRSLSSSRRLFGRSMASESVTRFDFLVIGGGSGGLAGARRAAELGATAAVIESHKLGGTCVNVGCVPKKVMWNTSTHAEYLHDQEDYGFEGAKAHFNWQLIKRKRDAYVSRLNQIYRNNLDKGKIESIHGYARFTDDPEPTVEVNGKKFTAPHILIATGGHPSTVSEDDVPGASLGITSDGFFELESCPKRSVIVGAGYIAVEMAGILSTLGSKTSIIIRQGGVLRNFDALISSNCTKELQNHGIDLRKNSQVKSVQKTDKGLSVKLVTKDPDDKDAQEKCDTILEVDCLLWAIGREPNTAGLNLRSIGVKLDERGHIVVDEFQNTTRAGVYAVGDVCGRALLTPVAIAAGRKLAHRLFEGKADSKIDYNNIPTVVFSHPPIGTVGLTEDEAIKTWGKDNVKVYTTSFTPMYYAITTRKSQCIMKLVCAGKNEKVVGLHMQGFGCDEMLQGFAVAVNMGATKEDFDRTIAIHPTSAEELVTLR, encoded by the exons ATGGAAATATTAAACCCGCTGGCTCGACTGAGAGCGTCTTTTCTTATTCTTGTACGTTCGCTGTCATCTTCTCGTAGACTCTTCGGTCGCAGCATGGCATCTGAATCCGTAACGCGCTTTGATTTTCTGGTGATTGGCGGAGGATCCGGGGGGCTGGCCGGCGCGCGGAGGGCGGCTGAACTCGGTGCCACTGCAGCCGTGATCGAAAGTCACAAACTCGGAGGTACCTGC GTGAATGTTGGTTGTGTTCCTAAAAAG GTTATGTGGAACACATCCACCCATGCAGAGTATCTCCACGATCAAGAAGATTATGGATTTGAGGGAGCAAAAGCACATTTCAACTGGCA ACTCATTAAACGCAAAAGGGATGCTTACGTTAGTCGCCTGAATCAGATTTACCGGAACAACCTTGACAAG GGCAAAATTGAGTCCATTCATGGATATGCAAGGTTCACAGATGATCCTGAACCTACTGTTGAAGTTAATGGAAAGAAATTCACAGCTCCTCATATCTTAATTGCCACTGGCGGCCACCCATCCACTGTCAGTGAGGATGATGTTCCAG GAGCCAGTTTAGGCATTACCAGTGATGGATTCTTTGAACTTGAGTCTTGCCCTAA ACGTAGTGTCATAGTTGGGGCAGGATATATTGCTGTGGAAATGGCTGGTATCCTTTCCACTCTTGGGTCCAAAACGTCCATCATCATACGACAAGGAGGG GTACTGAGAAACTTTGATGCCTTGATAAGCTCAAATTGCACCAAAGAATTGCAAAATCATGGTATTGACTTACGGAAAAATAGTCAG GTTAAGTCAGTGCAGAAGACTGATAAAGGCCTTTCTGTTAAGCTGGTGACAAAAGATCCTGATGACAAAGATGCACAGGAGAAGTGCGACACCATCCTTGAAGTGGACTGTCTGCTCTGGGCTATTGGCAGGGAACCCAACACCGCTGGCCTCAATCTCCGTTCAATA GGTGTGAAGCTTGATGAAAGGGGACATATCGTGGTGGATGAGTTCCAGAACACCACTCGTGCAGGTGTCTATGCAGTTGGGGATGTTTGTGGGAGAGCTCTTCTTACACCTG TTGCTATTGCTGCTGGCAGAAAGCTTGCTCACCGGCTGTTTGAGGGCAAAGCAGACTCCAAAATCGATTATAATAATATCCCTACTGTTGTGTTCAGCCACCCACCTATTGGCACAGTGGGACTAACTGAAG ATGAAGCAATCAAGACCTGGGGAAAGGACAATGTGAAGGTTTATACCACTTCTTTCACCCCCATGTATTATGCCATCACCACTCGAAAGAGTCAGTGCATCATGAAGTTGGTTTGTGCTGGCAAAAATGAGAAG GTGGTTGGTCTCCATATGCAGGGTTTTGGCTGTGATGAGATGCTTCAGGGTTTTGCTGTGGCCGTGAACATGGGAGCTACTAAAGAAGACTTTGACAGAACCATTGCCATCCACCCGACATCCGCAGAGGAGCTAGTAACACTGCGCTAA
- the LOC132113714 gene encoding glutathione reductase-like isoform X2, whose translation MFTMYCTRISSTGIYVTAALHRLFGRSMASESVTRFDFLVIGGGSGGLAGARRAAELGATAAVIESHKLGGTCVNVGCVPKKVMWNTSTHAEYLHDQEDYGFEGAKAHFNWQLIKRKRDAYVSRLNQIYRNNLDKGKIESIHGYARFTDDPEPTVEVNGKKFTAPHILIATGGHPSTVSEDDVPGASLGITSDGFFELESCPKRSVIVGAGYIAVEMAGILSTLGSKTSIIIRQGGVLRNFDALISSNCTKELQNHGIDLRKNSQVKSVQKTDKGLSVKLVTKDPDDKDAQEKCDTILEVDCLLWAIGREPNTAGLNLRSIGVKLDERGHIVVDEFQNTTRAGVYAVGDVCGRALLTPVAIAAGRKLAHRLFEGKADSKIDYNNIPTVVFSHPPIGTVGLTEDEAIKTWGKDNVKVYTTSFTPMYYAITTRKSQCIMKLVCAGKNEKVVGLHMQGFGCDEMLQGFAVAVNMGATKEDFDRTIAIHPTSAEELVTLR comes from the exons ATGTTTACAATGTACTGCACAAGGATTTCCTCTACAGGTATATATGTAACGGCTGCACTTCATCG ACTCTTCGGTCGCAGCATGGCATCTGAATCCGTAACGCGCTTTGATTTTCTGGTGATTGGCGGAGGATCCGGGGGGCTGGCCGGCGCGCGGAGGGCGGCTGAACTCGGTGCCACTGCAGCCGTGATCGAAAGTCACAAACTCGGAGGTACCTGC GTGAATGTTGGTTGTGTTCCTAAAAAG GTTATGTGGAACACATCCACCCATGCAGAGTATCTCCACGATCAAGAAGATTATGGATTTGAGGGAGCAAAAGCACATTTCAACTGGCA ACTCATTAAACGCAAAAGGGATGCTTACGTTAGTCGCCTGAATCAGATTTACCGGAACAACCTTGACAAG GGCAAAATTGAGTCCATTCATGGATATGCAAGGTTCACAGATGATCCTGAACCTACTGTTGAAGTTAATGGAAAGAAATTCACAGCTCCTCATATCTTAATTGCCACTGGCGGCCACCCATCCACTGTCAGTGAGGATGATGTTCCAG GAGCCAGTTTAGGCATTACCAGTGATGGATTCTTTGAACTTGAGTCTTGCCCTAA ACGTAGTGTCATAGTTGGGGCAGGATATATTGCTGTGGAAATGGCTGGTATCCTTTCCACTCTTGGGTCCAAAACGTCCATCATCATACGACAAGGAGGG GTACTGAGAAACTTTGATGCCTTGATAAGCTCAAATTGCACCAAAGAATTGCAAAATCATGGTATTGACTTACGGAAAAATAGTCAG GTTAAGTCAGTGCAGAAGACTGATAAAGGCCTTTCTGTTAAGCTGGTGACAAAAGATCCTGATGACAAAGATGCACAGGAGAAGTGCGACACCATCCTTGAAGTGGACTGTCTGCTCTGGGCTATTGGCAGGGAACCCAACACCGCTGGCCTCAATCTCCGTTCAATA GGTGTGAAGCTTGATGAAAGGGGACATATCGTGGTGGATGAGTTCCAGAACACCACTCGTGCAGGTGTCTATGCAGTTGGGGATGTTTGTGGGAGAGCTCTTCTTACACCTG TTGCTATTGCTGCTGGCAGAAAGCTTGCTCACCGGCTGTTTGAGGGCAAAGCAGACTCCAAAATCGATTATAATAATATCCCTACTGTTGTGTTCAGCCACCCACCTATTGGCACAGTGGGACTAACTGAAG ATGAAGCAATCAAGACCTGGGGAAAGGACAATGTGAAGGTTTATACCACTTCTTTCACCCCCATGTATTATGCCATCACCACTCGAAAGAGTCAGTGCATCATGAAGTTGGTTTGTGCTGGCAAAAATGAGAAG GTGGTTGGTCTCCATATGCAGGGTTTTGGCTGTGATGAGATGCTTCAGGGTTTTGCTGTGGCCGTGAACATGGGAGCTACTAAAGAAGACTTTGACAGAACCATTGCCATCCACCCGACATCCGCAGAGGAGCTAGTAACACTGCGCTAA
- the LOC132113718 gene encoding cytochrome b-c1 complex subunit 8-like, whose protein sequence is MGRHFGDLAKIRHVITYSISPFEQRAFPNYFSKGIPNVWRRFTTSVFKVAPPMVLMYLTYTWGNRVHEQSKRKNLADYENDQ, encoded by the exons ATGGGTCGTCACTTCGGAGATTTGGCCAAGATAAGGCATGTGATCACCTACAGTATTTCTCCCTTTGAGCAGAGGGCTTTCCCAAACTACTTTTCTAAGGGAATCCCAAATGTGTGGAGACGATTCACAACATCTGTATTCAAGGTTGCACCAC CCATGGTTCTGATGTACCTGACCTACACATGGGGCAATCGTGTTCATGAACAGAGCAAAAGAAAGAATCTTGCAGACTATGAGAATGACCAGTGA
- the LOC132113717 gene encoding mitochondrial import inner membrane translocase subunit Tim8 A-like, giving the protein MDNQGVAADPQLQQFIAVESQKQRFQQLVHQMTEVCWEKCMDKPGPKLDSRTEVCFVNCVERFIDTSQFILNRLEQTQSRGTFSETMTD; this is encoded by the exons ATGGATAATCAAGGAGTCGCGGCAGACCCTCAGCTGCAGCAGTTTATCGCGGTCGAGTCTCAAAAGCAGAGGTTTCAGCAGCTTGTTCATCAGATGACAGAAGTGTGCtgg GAGAAGTGCATGGATAAGCCTGGCCCGAAGCTTGACTCCAGGACAGAGGTGTGTTTTGTAAACTGTGTGGAACGATTCATCGATACAAGTCAATTCATCCTCAACAGACTAGAGCAAACTCAGAGTAGAGGAACCTTCTCTGAGACCATGACAGACTAG
- the LOC132113715 gene encoding magnesium transporter NIPA2-like: MFEVIQEHLATRGTVTRKFIYARLNATEGRYECKMDAPNRSNFYIGLALAVSSTIFIGGSFILKKKGLLRLSKKGSTRAGQGGYAYLKEWLWWAGLISMGIGEIANFAAYAFAPATLVTPLGALSVLVSAVLSSYFLSERLNIHGKIGCLLCIFGSTVMVLHAPQEEEVASLTAMAEKLKDPGFIAFAVCIVVSSLALIFFVAPRYGQKNVLVYILICSVIGSLSVSCVKGLGIGIKELFAGTAVLKEPLFWALLICLVICISIQISYLNKALDIFNTSLVTPIYYVFFTTSVMACSAILFKEWLQMSADGAAGTVSGFLTIIIGIFLLHGFKDINFSLDSLPLYLHHGPQERTWNQPYIALPTNGRTTMDESKLTKERNAKSFFSESSDKRSNGTFNT; this comes from the exons ATGTTTGAAGTTATTCAAGAGCATCTGGCAACCCGCGGTACAGTCACCAGGAAGTTTATTTACGCGAGACTAAACGCCACCGAAGGACGATATGAATGCAAG ATGGATGCTCCAAATCGCTCTAACTTCTACATTGGTTTGGCACTTGCTGTAAGCTCGACAATCTTCATCGGTGGCAGTTTCATACTGAAAAAGAAAGGCCTCTTACGACTGTCCAAAAAGGGCTCTACTAGAGCAG GTCAAGGTGGATATGCATACCTGAAAGAATGGTTGTGGTGGGCAGGGCTTATATCAA tgggAATAGGTGAGATAGCAAATTTCGCAGCATATGCATTTGCTCCTGCCACATTAGTAACACCTCTGGGAGCACTGAGCGTTTTGGTCAG TGCTGTGCTTTCATCATACTTCCTGAGTGAGCGGCTGAATATCCATGGGAAAATTGGCTGTTTGCTGTGCATCTTTGGTTCCACAGTTATGGTTCTCCACGCTCCGCAAGAGGAAGAGGTTGCTTCTTTGACTGCAATGGCAGAGAAACTCAAAGATCCAG GATTCATCGCTTTTGCTGTCTGCATTGTTGTCAGCAGCCTGGCCCTGATCTTCTTTGTCGCCCCTCGCTATGGTCAGAAGAATGTGCTAGTGTACATCCTCATCTGCTCTGTGATTGGTTCGTTGtctgtgtcctgtgtgaaaggcctcGGCATTGGGATCAAAGAGCTGTTTGCTGGAACGGCTGTCCTGAAAGAACCGCTGTTCTGGGCCCTTCTCATATGCCTTGTGATCTGCATCAGTATCCAGATAAGCTACCTTAATAAGGCCCTTGACATCTTCAACACTTCTTTAGTTACACCTATTTATTATGTCTTCTTCACCACATCCGTCATGGCTTGTTCAGCCATCTTGTTTAAAGAGTGGCTTCAAATGTCGGCTGATGGGGCTGCTGGGACTGTTAGTGGCTTTCTTACCATCATCATTGGCATTTTTCTTCTTCATGGGTTCAAGGACATCAACTTTAGCTTGGACTCTCTACCTTTATATCTGCACCATGGACCTCAAGAAAGAACATGGAACCAACCATATATTGCTTTGCCAACCAATGGGAGAACTACTATGGATGAGAGCAAACTGACTAAAGAAAGAAATGCAAAgagctttttttctgagagttcaGACAAAAGGAGCAATGGCACATTTAATACCTAG
- the LOC132113719 gene encoding tyrosine-protein kinase BTK-like: MPDSILEEIFVKRSQQKKKTSPLNFKERLFVLTQDKISYYDYDAEKGKRKGLKGYVDTEKIKCVEIVLPEDSAPPDRLYPFQIIYDEGPLYVFAKSDQIRKQWLNELKNVVQSNKDLMQKYHPCFWEDGIWKCCQQEMKQAMGCRVLETKNGGFFKRGSKYRDSRKPLPPTPEEEKLPRPLPPQPPMLTPDFSVGMTVVAEYEYAPMTPQDLELRKDEEYTLLEISDPNWFKARDKYGNEGYIPSNYIAQALNGLEKYDWYCKNINRSQAENLLRTENKDGGFLVRDSGRFTGKYTVSVFTKAGGETAGSCRHYNICVTADGQFYLAEKHNFSSIPELINYHQHNAAGLVSRLKYIVSDRARNAPCTAGLGYGSWEIDPRQLTFIRELGNGQFGVVKYGKWQGRHDVAIKMVKEGSMSEDDFIEEAKVMMKLCHGNLVQLYGVCTKQRPIYIVTEYLANGCLLNYLRDVLQHPSSILLLEMCKDVSEGMAYLEANQYIHRDLAARNCLVDSNGTIKVTDFGLSRYVLDDEYTSSVGSKFPVRWSPPEVLLFCKFSSKSDIWAFGVLMWEVYTLGRMPYDRWNNTEIVEKITAGHRLYRPQLANEKVYSIMNICWHERPEERPTFIDLVMTIKDLLFNM; the protein is encoded by the exons AAGAGGAAAGGCCTGAAAGGTTATGTGGACACTGAAAAGATCAAATGTGTGGAGATTGTTTTACCAGAAGACAGCGCACCTCCTGACCGACTTTATCCATTTCAG ATAATCTATGATGAAGGTCCTCTTTATGTATTTGCTAAGTCGGATCAAATTCGCAAGCAATGGTTAAACGAGTTAAAAAATG TGGTGCAATCCAACAAGGACCTTATGCAGAAGTATCACCCGTGCTTCTGGGAGGATGGCATATGGAAGTGTTGCCAGCAGGAGATGAAGCAGGCAATGGGCTGCAGGGTGCTGGAGACCAAAAATGGAG GGTTTTTCAAAAGGGGGTCGAAGTATCGTGATTCCAGGAAGCCTCTCCCACCAACACCCGAGGAG GAAAAGCTGCCCAGGCCTCTGCCCCCCCAGCCTCCCATGCTTACACCGGACTTCAGTGTGGGCATGACTGTTGTAGCTGAATATGAGTATGCACCAATGACTCCCCAAGACTTGGAGCTGAGAAAGGATGAGGAATACACACTCTTAGAAATCAGCGATCCCAATTGGTTTAAAGCTAGAGATAAATACGG AAATGAAGGATACATCCCAAGTAACTACATTGCTCAGGCCTTAAATGGATTGGAGAAATATGA TTGGTACTGTAAGAACATAAACCGCAGCCAGGCAGAGAATTTGCTCAGAACAGAA AATAAAGATGGTGGTTTTTTGGTGAGAGACTCTGGCAGATTCACTGGAAAATACACTGTCTCTGTGTTCACCAAGGCTGGTGG GGAGACTGCTGGCAGCTGCAGACACTACAACATATGCGTCACCGCAGACGGCCAGTTCTATTTAGCGGAGAAGCACAACTTCAGCAGTATCCCAGAACTTATTAATTACCACCAGCATAATGCAGCAG GTCTGGTGAGCAGactaaaatacattgtgtcagaTCGGGCTCGGAATGCTCCCTGCACGGCTGGTCTGGGTTATG GAAGTTGGGAGATAGATCCTCGTCAGCTTACATTTATCAGAGAGCTTGGTAATGGTCAGTTTGGAGTGGTAAAATATGGTAAATGGCAAGGCCGTCATGACGTGGCCATCAAAATGGTTAAAGAGGGCTCAATGTCAGAAGATGACTTCATTGAAGAGGCCAAGGTCATGAT GAAACTGTGTCACGGAAACCTGGTGCAGCTCTATGGCGTCTGCACAAAACAAAGGCCCATCTACATAGTCACAGAATATCTCGCCAATGGATGTCTGCTGAATTACTTACGGGATGTTCTGCAGCACCCATCGAGTATTCTGCTCCTTGAGATGTGTAAAGATGTCAGCGAGGGCATGGCCTACTTGGAGGCCAATCAGTACATCCACAGGGACCTG GCTGCCAGGAATTGTTTAGTAGACTCAAATGGAACCATTAAAGTGACTGATTTTGGTTTGTCCAG GTATGTTCTGGATGATGAATACACCAGCTCCGTAGGTTCAAAGTTTCCAGTGCGCTGGTCACCTCCTGAAGTCCTCCTTTTCTGCAAGTTCAGCAGCAAGTCAGATATCTGGGCATTTG GTGTTTTGATGTGGGAGGTATACACTTTGGGCAGAATGCCATACGATCGGTGGAACAACACAGAGATAGTAGAGAAAATTACTGCAGGTCATCGGCTTTACCGCCCACAACTGGCCAATGAGAAAGTTTATTCCATTATGAACATCTGTTGGCACGAG AGACCAGAGGAGCGGCCCACATTCATTGATCTTGTCATGACCATCAAGGACTTGCTTTTCAATATGTAA